A genomic segment from Phragmites australis chromosome 6, lpPhrAust1.1, whole genome shotgun sequence encodes:
- the LOC133921122 gene encoding nitrate reductase [NAD(P)H], whose protein sequence is MTASVERHVAPHPWSSNAASNNSFDMFRSGGPGKRRPGSDSDSDDDDNVPPDWRSLYRPRLEVEPPVQDPRDEATSDAWVRRHPALVRLTGKHPFNSEPPVARLMAHGFITPAPLHYVRNHGPVPKADWSTWTVEVTGLVKRPAKLSMEQLVTEFEAVELPITLVCAGNRRKEQNMVRQTVGFNWGPGAISTSVWRGVRLRDVLRRCGIMGAAAGAANVCFEGAEDLPGGGGCKYGTSLRRAVAMDPARDVILAYMQNGEPLAPDHGFPVRVIVPGFIGGRMVKWLKRIIVASKESESYYHYRDNRVLPTHVDAELANAEAWWYKPEYMINELNINSVITTPGHDEVLPINALTTQRPYKLKGYAYCGGGRKVTRVEVTLDGGETWQVCSLDHPERPTKYGKYWCWCFWSVEVEVLDLLGAKEIAVRAWDEAMNTQPEKLIWNLMGMMNNCWFRVKINACRPHKGEIGLVFEHPTQPGNQPGGWMARQKHLETSESAQGKLKKSTSTPFMNTATAQYTMSEVRRHTSPESSWIVVHGHIYDCTGFLKDHPGGADSILINAGTDCTEEFDAIHSDKARGLLEMYRIGELVVTGSDYSPQSSSAELNTIVEAPAAIPLPMSTVALANPREKVNCRLVDKKSLSYNVRLFRFALPSTDQKLGLPVGKHVYVCASIDGKLCMRAYTPTSSVDEVGHVELLIKVYFKDEDPKYPNGGLMSQYLDSLPLGATINIKGPIGHIEYAGRGTFAVNGERRFARRLAMIAGGTGITPVYQVIQAVLRDQPDDDTEMHLVYANRTEDDMLLREEIDRWAAAHPARFKVWYMVSKVARPEGGWEYGVGRVDEQVLREHLPLGDSETLALVCGPPAMIECTVRPGLEKMGYDLGKSCLVF, encoded by the exons ATGACGGCCTCTGTTGAGCGGCACGTGGCTCCCCACCCGTGGTCGAGCAATGCGGCGTCGAACAACAGCTTCGACATGTTCCGCTCTGGCGGTCCAGGCAAGCGCCGCCCcggctccgactccgactccgatgatgacgaCAACGTACCCCCGGACTGGAGGTCGCTCTACCGCCCGCGCCTTGAGGTTGAGCCGCCTGTCCAGGACCCCCGCGACGAGGCCACCTCCGACGCGTGGGTGCGGCGCCACCCGGCGCTCGTCCGGCTCACGGGCAAGCACCCGTTCAACTCGGAGCCCCCGGTCGCGCGGCTCATGGCGCACGGGTTCATCACCCCGGCGCCGCTCCACTACGTGCGCAACCACGGGCCCGTGCCCAAGGCCGACTGGTCCACCTGGACCGTCGAGGTGACCGGGCTCGTCAAGCGCCCCGCGAAGCTCAGCATGGAGCAGCTCGTCACGGAGTTCGAGGCCGTGGAGCTCCCCATCACGCTGGTCTGCGCGGGCAACCGGCGCAAGGAGCAGAACATGGTGCGCCAGACCGTGGGATTCAACTGGGGCCCCGGCGCCATCTCCACCTCCGTGTGGCGCGGCGTGCGGCTCCGCGACGTGCTGCGGCGGTGCGGCATCATGGGAGCCGCGGCCGGCGCGGCCAACGTGTGCTTCGAGGGCGCCGAGGACCTGccgggaggcggcggctgcaAGTACGGCACAAGCCTGCGCCGGGCGGTGGCCATGGACCCCGCGCGCGACGTCATCCTCGCCTACATGCAGAACGGCGAGCCGCTGGCCCCGGACCACGGCTTCCCCGTGCGCGTAATCGTGCCGGGCTTCATCGGCGGCCGCATGGTGAAGTGGCTCAAGCGGATCATCGTCGCATCCAAGGAGTCCGAGAGCTACTACCATTACCGGGACAACCGCGTGCTGCCGACTCACGTCGACGCGGAGCTCGCCAATGCCGAAG CGTGGTGGTACAAGCCGGAGTACATGATAAACGAGCTGAACATCAACTCGGTGATCACCACGCCGGGCCACGACGAGGTGCTGCCCATCAACGCACTGACGACACAGCGGCCGTATAAGTTGAAGGGATATGCTTACTGCG GTGGCGGCCGGAAAGTTACACGGGTGGAGGTGACCCTGGACGGCGGCGAGACGTGGCAGGTGTGCTCGCTCGACCACCCGGAGAGGCCAACCAAGTATGGCAAGTACTGGTGCTGGTGCTTCTGGTCCGTGGAGGTCGAGGTGCTCGACCTGCTCGGAGCCAAGGAAATCGCCGTCCGCGCATGGGACGAGGCCATGAACACCCAGCCGGAGAAGCTCATCTGGAACCTCATG GGCATGATGAACAACTGCTGGTTCCGGGTGAAGATCAACGCGTGCCGGCCGCACAAGGGCGAGATCGGGCTGGTGTTCGAGCACCCGACGCAGCCGGGCAACCAGCCGGGCGGGTGGATGGCGCGGCAGAAGCACCTCGAGACGTCGGAGAGCGCGCAGGgcaagctcaagaagagcaCGTCCACGCCCTTCATGAACACGGCCACCGCGCAGTACACCATGTCCGAGGTGCGCCGCCACACGTCCCCGGAGTCCTCCTGGATCGTCGTGCACGGCCACATCTACGACTGCACGGGATTCCTCAAGGACCACCCCGGCGGCGCCGACAGCATCCTCATCAACGCTGGCACAGACTGCACTGAGGAGTTCGACGCCATCCACTCCGACAAGGCCCGCGGGCTCCTCGAGATGTACCGCATCGGTGAGCTCGTCGTCACCGGCAGCGACTACTCCCCGCAGAGCAGCAGTGCAGAACTCAATACCATCGTCGAGGCCCCTGCAGCGATTCCTCTGCCTATGTCGACCGTCGCGCTCGCCAACCCGAGGGAGAAGGTGAATTGTCGGCTCGTGGACAAGAAGAGTTTGTCCTACAACGTGCGTCTCTTTCGGTTCGCGCTGCCATCGACGGACCAGAAGCTCGGCCTGCCGGTCGGCAAGCACGTGTACGTATGCGCGTCGATAGACGGCAAACTTTGCATGCGCGCGTACACGCCGACGAGCTCCGTCGACGAGGTCGGTCACGTGGAGCTCCTGATCAAGGTATACTTCAAGGACGAGGACCCCAAGTACCCCAACGGCGGGCTAATGTCGCAGTACCTGGACTCTCTGCCGCTCGGCGCAACCATCAACATCAAGGGCCCCATCGGACATATCGAGTACGCCGGCCGCGGTACCTTCGCGGTGAACGGCGAGCGCCGGTTCGCGCGTCGGCTCGCCATGATTGCCGGCGGGACGGGGATCACGCCAGTGTACCAGGTGATCCAGGCCGTGCTCAGGGACCAGCCCGATGACGACACGGAGATGCATCTCGTGTACGCGAACAGGACGGAGGACGACATGCTCCTGCGGGAGGAGATCGACCGGTGGGCGGCCGCGCACCCTGCGCGGTTCAAGGTGTGGTACATGGTAAGCAAGGTGGCACGGCCGGAGGGCGGGTGGGAGTACGGCGTGGGGAGAGTGGACGAGCAGGTGCTGAGGGAACACCTGCCGTTGGGCGACAGCGAGACGCTCGCGCTAGTGTGCGGGCCGCCGGCGATGATCGAGTGCACGGTGCGCCCGGGCCTGGAGAAGATGGGGTACGACCTTGGCAAGTCTTGCCTTGTCTTCTGA